The genomic stretch TCTTTagtaatgtgatttttttttttcagacagacTGAGACAAGCTCATATATGATCCAGTGAGTAAGCACTGTTTGTTACTTAtagctaaataaacaataaaaagagCACATATACAAGGAGAATGAATTATGGGAGTAATTCAAATAACACCACACACAACTCTagtttattatagttattttgaaatgtaatcaCATGATACTTGAAGCTACCTTAAGATGAAATTTTTACACAATCATTATGCAATGTATCATCATTTTTGCTTGTGTAATTTTTAAGTGTTTCCAGCCATCCAAGCATGCCTATATGTCTGTATAATGGTGCATCACACAAACTCGTAaggacaaaatataaataaatgaaaataataattctgcTCCATAACGGATTCAAAGTGTTATGCTATTAAACTGGGCTTAACATGTATTTGTCTTTTCGCCTTAGACGTGGTGGCAGTGAAAGTGgagagtccagatctgaatgaAGTGGAAGACAAAGATATGAAACAGCATGATTTCAAAATTGGAGAAAAACCTTTTAGTTTATCACAAACTGAAAACACTTCCTCTCAAAAAAGAGCTCAGAAGACTGGAACTAAAAGTCATTTAatctgccaacagtgtggaaagagttttagtAAAAACGGAAACCTTAAagtccacatgagaattcacactggagagaagccttacatGTGCCAATATTGTGGAAAGAGCTTCCTACGAACAGATGATCTTAAAAGTCAtttgagaattcacactggagagaagccattTGAATGcagtcagtgtggaaagagtttctcaCATAAAGCAACCGTTCATAATCATATGAGGattcacaccggagagaagccTTTCACCTGCAAACTGTGTGGAAAAACCTGGAATCAAAAAGGAAAACTAAAGattcacatgagagttcacactggagagaagccttacacatgtgatcagtgtggaaaaTGTTTCCCATATAAAGAAAGCTTTAGTAAGCACATGAAGATTCACTTAAGAGAGAGCTGTTTTATCTGCCATCAGTGTGGACTGAGTTTCACAGACAGGAATCACCTCAAACGGCACATAATGACTCACATTGGACAGGAGCCTTTTATGTGTAATGACTGTGGAAAGACTTTCCTTAaaaaagcaaacctcaggactCACATGAGagctcacacctgagagaagtTTTTCACCTGCCAGCAGTGTAGAAAGAGTTTCAGACATAAAACACTTTATACCCTTTTTGACAGTCACACCAGAGAGAGGCCTTTCCATGCATCTTCAGTGTAAGTTTCACATAtcaaatgtattgttttgtaaACTCATTCTGGGAATAAATTTTGATTGTTGTAAGAGgtttaatttcaaaattcaCCTGTGCACCTGTCCTTTTCCAGAACAGGGCTGTGTttttacagctcatacctcagatattctgcccaaaacaaaacaaaaaaacatctgtttggttttgattatcatgtctattgcACTGAAGacttatttgcatgtgttttaaagccatatcagtttaaactttttaatataaGGTTTTCAGAGCCCACACAGAAAAAGTGCGCAAGCTGCTGTtacacagcatgtgagtactaaaccaaattctttttcatgtcttattgcattaaactgtcaaatacagtTCAGTGTATCAGCACATTCATCTGatatgttaaacattttttcttaacttCTTAGGATTTGCTAAAGCATTACATTATCCAGCAACTTCAATATCATGTCCAACATGTCCTGGAGAGACAGCCTCTGGACACAGATTATCTGTAGTTTGTTTGCAGACAGGAGCTTGTAATAATCAGTGCCCACGCTAATAAACATTTCTGAGAATGTTATATCAACATTCACACATCTAAATATTGCTATACAGTGCCAGGTGGGTAGTGAAGAGGTGTGTAACAGTGAATGTGGAAAGAGATGGTGGACGTGAACATCCAAGATGGACAATTTCAAACACTCTTATCTGCCTTATTGAACTTGGTCTTCCTTTAAAATGGGTTGTCAGTGTATTGGTAGTATCTCAAGCAATACTGTGTAGAAGGATGGCTGACAGCAATTTGTCAGTTACAGCACTGTACAGCATTTCTACCAATGAAGAGCTAGATGTTCTCATGACAGAAGTGAATTCTTTGCCAGACACTGGATACAGAATGGTCAGAGGGACTCTCCTTCCAAAAGGGCACCGTGTTCAGTGGGACAGGGTCATTGCATCTATGCATCATGTGAACAGTGTTGGTGTCCTGTCAGCAATTACCAAGATAAGATGCATTGCTTGAAgaacatatacagtatacatgTTGAGTTAAACCTGCTGGGTTGCAACACTGGGTTGTTTCAGGCCACTGCTGGGTTATTTAACACACCTTGAAGATGTTTAAATCGCTCCCCTTATTGTCACTGTGGAAGGACAAAGGAAAGAAGCCACTGTTTTCAACTGTTATATGGTaagtttataaaatgttttcatgaataattgttaaattagcagaattataactttttttcacaGCAACAATACTGTTAAACTTCTACAGGCCAACATTAGTGATGTTAAATGACGAACAGTTTACCTCAGACGGCCATTCTATATGTACTCGCATAGTTGTGTTAAGGTATGCGAGACGACAGTGACGGAACgctaaaaaatgtgaatatctGAAAATAGAGGAAAGTGTCTTTTCTGTGACTGAAATGAACAATGTGAGTCAAAGATGTTAAAATAAGTGAGTAATATTATTTCTCTATGACTTACACTGctcaaatgtaaaatgtaaatcagaTACAAAGTACGTTAAATGTCTTGGGTCTAACTAAACTGACGATCCGGTTCAAATGAACCGTTTCCTCAATTCTCGAACATTCCTGGAAAGGGATCGACATCTCAGGGCCTTGAGTTGATAAGTTACCTTTCAAAGTGTGGGCATGAATAACATGCTTTGTAAGGTGACCTGTGGCATGTGTGGTTTATAATGTCTTTTTACATACGTAAATTAAGGTTTCTGGTAAGTAATGTTATCGTAATATCTTATCGagacatttaatttattgtctGGGTCTATGGTAATCAGTTCACCCTCAAGTAACTTAAACACACATAAATTTGTACCGTGCTATAGTTAAAGCTGTACAGAATGTACAGAATTTATATAAGCGAATGCATCACAAATCCATTTTCCAAATCGTGTTTGACCTATGGTTTTGACTTGTCCTAAATCATTACGGTGCACCTGTAAGTGTTTATATTTGACCTATTTTAACAGCCACCAGGGGTCGCTGTATACCTAAAACCGCCAGCGGGCAAATTTTACCCACGCACATGACTACAGTTCTGATATGGCAAAAGATCATattatttcattgtattattcTTCACAAAGTGTCTAAAGTCATAAAATGATTATGTCTAGTCATCCACTGTATTTTTTGTCCTGTTGTTTTATGTTCAAGGCTTTTTTATGCAGGCTACCCTAATCATTTTTCATTACCATCAATATAAGCTAAACAAGCCTGCACTGACAACAAGAATTAGATGGAAGTAAATACATATTTgtgttgtaatattataatacaatgtTATTAATCAATATATTAAGATAACACGTTATTTAAATGACTAATAGCCTATAGACAATAAGCAATATAAATTACGACACTGCACACTTCacctaattattaattaattagtacatcatttataatttgaataagAGAACAAAACCAGTAAAGGTCAGGTaatcaaaaaattgttttttatatttattacattataaatcagatttttttattccagGAAACGGGCAGACTAGAGATAAAtggcataaaataataaacgcTAGCAAtggcaaaacaaaaattaaataaattcaaagttTGTACAAATTATAAGTAAGGTTAGCCTAAAACATCTCAATATGGCCagtaggttgaaggtccaaattgcagtttcaatgcagtttcaaagggctctacatgatcccagccaatgagccaagtgtcttatctagcaacaCAATcatcattgtttaaaaaaacaaaaaaagatatataaaggGAAAATACAAATGGCCACCATTGAAAACTGTTATATGGATGTtcaaaaatcctggaatgtttccctcaaaaaaccttaatttcttttcaactgaagaaagaaagatatgagaattttggatgacatgagggtgagtaaattatctgtacatgtTTACTCTCATTGTTAACTAATTTTTTAATGCACACCTATCATATCATTTCAGAAGATTTGTCTGCAAGTGATGGGCCCTTCAAAACTGACGCTTCATAAACCAGATGGCCCTTTTGAAGAAACTATATGTTTTCTGAACTAAAAAGATAGGTGTGAAAGGGAAAAATACTAATCACTTCCAGCTAACTGTTATATGAATGTTCACAACGCGCTGACACTTACATCAAGCATATTTTGCCAGTGCTCAGAGTGTGTTCAtggtaatgtttttaatgtttttaatattgactaTCAACGCATAACAAACAAATGCAAGCACTCACTATGGTCGTCAGAAGCTGTTGCAGATCGGCCAAAGCTATTTTTTTCAGGCGTTTATTATAACTTGGAAACATTACCGCAAGAGATTCTCAGATTACCGGAACTATCGTTGATTCCCATCCATGGAAGGAGACGGCGCAGGCGGCATAGGGAGAGGAAGCAGAAGGGGGTAAACGAGCAGGCCTACTAGCCAGACTAAAAGCCGCTCCACATAAAACCCCTCTccctagtgtttttttttgcgaACACTAGATCACTTACCAACAAAATGGACAAGCTTCAACGGGACATTGTTACATATAAAACCACAAAGGATTGCTGCCTTTTGATTTTCTCCGAGACGTGGCTGAATCCCAGTATACCTGAAGCTGCAGTTGAGCTTGCAGGATGTACGTTATATTGGGCCGATAGAACGACTGAATCTGGTAAGAAAACAGGAGGaggacttttttgttttgtgtttttgttattgatTCCTGGTGCACTAATTCAACAATGATTGATAAGTTTTGTTCTCCGGACTTGGAATATTTAATGCTAAGATGCCGACCATTTTACTTGCCCAGAGAACACACAGCTGTAATTGTTATGGTCGTGTATATACCACCTCAGGCTAATGTTAAGATGgcagggctctcaagtctcacgcattcaccctgagacacacgcatttcaaccagttcacacgctctcacgccacacctCGTATTTCTCACGCTGAGAAGTAAGGGATAACTTTTCCcgctatataatgttaatggacGAGGTGCAGGCTTTGCAGAGAGAAGGTTTTTTTGCTGAGTTCATAGCTGCCTTGAGAGTTAAATGCCACCTACCAGCCAAGAAattagaattttcttttttctgttataTTACATGATCCCACTACAATCACGTTCATCACTAGGCAACGTAGACACGCATACTTGAACTTCTAGCAAAAAACTGGAGAGAATTGCGTCGATCCGAGGGCCACAgctgcaaatatttgagtgGCTCCTCCCCTAACACATataatctcactccaaactttttccaaaacttgagagccctgagATGGCATTGGAGCAACTGTATGACATTATTAGTGGACAACAGAATAAGCACCCTGATGGAGTTTTTATTATTGCTGGGGATTTTTGACATGAAATCTGGGAAGTACAGTCTTAAGATGTGCTTGattaagaaatgcgtcactaaaatgaactaaaactcagcgaatactccacacagagacatgagagagatATCTATAGAAATATATGTTTCCCTCAGAGGAGGAGCGCGATGTGACGCACGGCGAGATCCACCGAAGGactaagtctttcttttattagcctactcacgttagttgttgtgttactgtgatataacttgtagaCATTatagtatttagatttttttccaaactataattcctgactacgtgtaatcaagtgaaacgttatgaagtacgtttcatttcattgcatcaaaatgtttgacgacgccaggatgtttttaatgttctgtaaaataaaaatcacgctatataaaagtaatagtgtttacactgtaacactgaatgacagagtctaagattgtttagacaaaactactgtcatatactctgttcacgaatagatgtttatgatgtgcttaacaataatacattagtTTCTCAGACATAAAATGGCTTTGTATTGTACAagacatacaaagcatgcttgtgtttataattataaaatcatatttatttatttatttatttatcgtataacaataggatagtattcgtttattattaatactatgttaatgaatagatgtttaacgtgctaaacaataaaaattagtttctcagatataaaatgccattttttaaagatagtataaagcatgtgtgagtctatgactacaaaatcatactatatgtatatattacagatgctcctgatattaacatgcttacagatgtttttttttttggtttgtttgttttgttttttgtttttctagtgatctgattcctgcaccacagatgaatgctacatgaatgCCACATGAAGAGTTCTGTACccacatcagatgttcaactacactgattttttattgtgaaaaaatttcctggactactgatgatgagttttgtttcttaaatcccTGGAAAgagcagcaatcacttaaatatcaggtataatttacttgtttcacttgttgaacagaattcagaaaacagttttcaggaatgacacagtctgttcacgtctctatggttagatcagggtagtcaataatgtgattttgaccttcattatatatgtttttcacagtgttgtaaataaaataaaatagtctaaaactccagtctctgaatctctcattgtttctacctgacagtcacagtctcattgatgggccattagaggagggtcttttgtctctcaggtgtgaatcactcaATATTCATGgtcgttgtcactccctcgcatattccctttcagtcacaaaatatgttttagaaaatttaaatcaatatattgttttctgtaaatgtgtgaatgagatgattttcacatctttttgtagaaaaaactctagacaaccacatccagttctcaaaagtcttgtgaactaatgttctgaatgtgtttcatagtcttatttcagtgacttaaagattttagtttttcactaaccacgcataaacgttgttttctcaaaaacacaaacatgtacattaatgaaattgaagttctttttggcgTTATCAGAAAAACGGCCACAAACCGCGCCGGCGTgtttttcgaccccagagggttaacagTGTCAGACCAATTTGTAAGACTGTTCACGTTTGGCCTGCAGTTGTCATCAACCAACTCCAGGACTGCTTTGAAAACACAGATTGGAATGTATTTTCCCATCAGTCAGATTTAGAGACATTTACTTTGTCATATATTAGTTACTGCGTGGATAACGTCACTGTCAACAAAAAGATTAGAGTGTACCCAAATGAAAAACCATGGATGGACGATGAAGTTAAACAGCTGATCAGGGGAGGGACACAGCTTTTAAATCAGGAGACACCTACAGAGTCACCAGAGCTAGTCTTAAGAGGGGCATCAGGTCTGCAAAATTGAAGTACAAACGGTGGATTGATGAAGATTTCAGCAACAACTCCAACCCTCTGCGAATGTTGCAAGGTATACGATTAATTTCAGACTATAAAAAGAAGACTGACATACAACATATTACAACCAATCAAAATGCTTACCTGGCAGAGGAACATAACAGCTTCTTTGCACGGTTTGAAAAAGACAATAATCAATTCTCAGATCACTTTAAATCCACAGAGAATTCACAGCCTCTAGTCCTACATACACATGAGGTACGGCGGGCACTTAACATCTACATAAGGAAAGCAACCGGTCCTGATGGTGTGCAAGGACGTGTGCTACAGGCCTGCGCTGATCAACTGGCAGAGGTGTTCACAAACATCTTTAACCTATCCCTTTCCTTATGTATAGTTCCCACATGTCTGAAATCTACGACTATCATGCCTGTCCCCAAGACAAACTGGATAACACGTCTTAATGACTATCGACCGATTGCTCTCACTCCTGTCATTGCTAAATGTTTTGAACGACTAATAATCACTCATATCAAAGACTCGATACCAGCTGATCTAGATCAATATCAGTTTGCCTATCGGGCAAATAGATCGACTGAGGATGCCGTCTGTGTAGCTATGCATGCTGCTCTCTCCCATCTGGAAAAGCCTACTACATACATTAGGATGCTCTTTGTTGACTACAGCTCAGCATTTAACACCATCGTACCAAGCCAGCTGATTAACAAACTTCATGCTATAGGATTAACTTCTTCCATATGCAGCTGGTTATTGGACTTTCTTACCAACCGCCCCCAGTCAGTGCGGATGGACAAACATACATCCTCTACTTTAACTTTGAGTACTGGTGTACCACAAGGGTGTGTACTAAGTCCCCTCGTTTATGCACTTTTTACCCATGGCTGTCAAGCTACCCATGGCTCTAATATTTTGGTTACATTTGCAGATGACACAACTGTCATTGGGCTCATTACAAACAATAATGAAGctgtggaggaggaggaggttcAAAAGCTGACATTGTGGTGTGACACCAACAACTTCGTCTTAAACATCAGGAAGACCAAAGAAATTATTGTGGACTTTAGGACCACTAAAAAGATCACCCACTGCCCTGTAATGATTAAAGACAAGGTCGTGGAAAGAGTACACAGCTAGAAGTTCTTGGGAGTTACCATCACAGTAGATCTTTCCTGGGGTGATAATACAGCATGTATAGTGGGGAAAGCACAACAACGTCTCTACTTTCTGAGGAAGTTAAAAAGAGCAAATCTTCCTTAGAAGCTGATGGTTAACTTTTATAGATGTACTATAGAGAGCATACTGACTTATTGTATGACTGCTTGGTATAGTAGCTGCACCAAAGCTGCCAAAAAAGCCCTGCAGCAGGTTGTAAAAACAGCACAGGACATTGTTGGTGCTGATTTACCATCACTTGAACACCTTTATAAAACTCGCTGTTTGAGAAGGGCGAATAACATTGTTAAGGACATCACTCACCCTAGCCATAGCTTGTTTCAGCTCCTTCCATCTGGAAGGTGCTTCCAATCCACCCGAGTACGCACAAATAgactcaaaaacagttttgtcCCAACAGCAATAACCTTGATATTTCCTTGTTTGAACATGTAAAATAAGCTATGTCGGCAATCTGTCGTATTACTGTTCCATAATTATGTTGCTACAATAGCAGTGTTGACTACTTGTGTATtaacactgtatttttgcaatattttccgtaattttaatattttgttgataattttgtttcttttacattttataattagagtatgctattatatttattatatttatttatttatttattctgtatttattatctattgtatttttgtacGTGTATTGCTAGCTGCACTTTGGGGTTGTCACAAGAGAAATTTCGTTGTGTTatacaatgacaataaagtaCTTGAGGctatgttggtgtgtgtttccCCTGCCCTACTTGTCTGGATTTACCTTTTGTGGAgtttattaaagacttttcattatATTTCGTCTTTGTTCGTCTCTGTTTGTCTCCTTCTACACACAACCATGACAGAAGATCCAACCTAACAAACAATTTCAGAGTTTCCACTgcgttttattttcattttcacctttttttttttttttttccccatggaCCTTGCCTCAGTCAATGTTGTCCCAAGGAGGGGTAACACCATTCTGGAAGGTATTAACATCTTCATCTTCCTGGAGGACTATGTGGAGGACATCATCGGCACCTGCCACCGTGCCAGTTGCGAAGACGTCTGCCTGATGGAGGAATTTAGGTGTGGATTGGACGATGACTGTCGCTTCATCTTGCCCTGCGGAGATCCCTGCTGGACCCTGCAAAGCTACGTCAACTTTGCACTGTGGACGAACGGATCTTCGTTCACAGTGGGCGAAGCGGACGAGGACAGCAACCTCGTTCAGCCACACCTTGCAAACGTCTTGCAGCATGACCCAGAGCCCAACCAACCACCACCCCGACTCGCGGAGCCTGAGCCAGAGCCAGAGCCAAAAGAGACAGAGCCATCACCAATGGGAGCGACAGCACAGTGGATTGCTACGGAGCCTGAGCCAAGCCCATCCGACCAGGTGTGAGAGCCGGCCACGTGGAACGCGACGGCTGATGATTCTGTGGAGCGTGAGGGTGCTGTAGAAAGCACAGCCCACTGCACCGCCGCTGAGGGTGAGCGAAGTCTGGATCTGGGATATTAGATATTGAACTGGATTTAATTGATTTCACTGAGGATATTTATGTGGAACGGGACTTGATCGATTTTTATGGGAATGTATTTGAAGACATGCCCTCTCTTCCACCATCCTATGAAGTATCTGCCTGCCTGGATTTCCAGTAtccctcctccctccctccctccctctccctctctctgcctgcctggatttcccacccaccctccccctccctccctccctctgttATCTCCATCTCTCATCCCTGCTGCCTCAGTCCTGccaccgctgtctcctggcagcccCTCTACTGACCCTCAGCTGTGCGGTGGGCTCGCCGCAGGTGTGCCAGTCTCTATCGGcatcatggctggaggatctcTCATCTCCACCTCTAGCCTCctggactccgcctcggccctccgacccagTGGCTCCACCCCAGCTCtaagctccctcgtctccaccgttgCCCGTTGGCCCatcagctccaccgggctccctcgtccctccggctctgcctTGGTCGGTCGCCATCCCGCCATCGCCTCAGAACTCCACTCTTCCAGCTCCGCCTCAGTCCTCTGTCACTCCGGCTCTGctgcggacctccggatctccgccttgGTTTCCAgagccttggccctccggatcctcggtgtcccCCAGGATCATCAACTCTCCGTCTTCACCTCAGGCTCTACCTTCacctccgtcggtcggccccctggagttgTCAGCCCTTTCTCCTCCACAGCTCCTCCCTCCGTTGGCTTTGCCATGGGCTACCATCATGGCTGTGGCCTGGACCTCATCTGGCTcatcctgctccgggtcccttctATGTCCACCCTGGCTCCATCTGATCCACGCTGGACCTTTCTGTCTcttccatggctcctccctcc from Labeo rohita strain BAU-BD-2019 chromosome 9, IGBB_LRoh.1.0, whole genome shotgun sequence encodes the following:
- the LOC127170516 gene encoding gastrula zinc finger protein XlCGF7.1; translation: MAFIKKEIEDMKIEETFKVEHEDTEEQTKMVFIKEESEVMKIEETFRVKQEDTETQTDVVAVKVESPDLNEVEDKDMKQHDFKIGEKPFSLSQTENTSSQKRAQKTGTKSHLICQQCGKSFSKNGNLKVHMRIHTGEKPYMCQYCGKSFLRTDDLKSHLRIHTGEKPFECSQCGKSFSHKATVHNHMRIHTGEKPFTCKLCGKTWNQKGKLKIHMRVHTGEKPYTCDQCGKCFPYKESFSKHMKIHLRESCFICHQCGLSFTDRNHLKRHIMTHIGQEPFMCNDCGKTFLKKANLRTHMRAHT